A region of Pongo pygmaeus isolate AG05252 chromosome 15, NHGRI_mPonPyg2-v2.0_pri, whole genome shotgun sequence DNA encodes the following proteins:
- the LOC129012753 gene encoding olfactory receptor 4N5 produces MMETENLTVVTEFILLGLTQSQDAQLLVFVLVLIFYLIILPGNFLIIFTIKSDPGLTAPLYFFLGNLAFLDASYSIIVVPRMLVDFLSAKKVISYRGCITQLFFLHFLGAGEMFLLVVMAFDRYIAICRPLHYSTIMNPRACYALSLALWLGGFIHSIVQVALILHLPFCGPNQLDNFFCDVPQVIKLACTDTFVVELLMVSNSGLLSLLCFLGLLASYAVILCRIRERSSEGNSKAISTCTTHIIIVFLMFGPAIFIYTRPFQAFPADKVVSLFHTVIFPLMNPVIYTLRNQEVKASMRKLFSQHMFC; encoded by the coding sequence ATGATGGAAACAGAGAACCTCACAGTGGTGACAGAATTCATTCTTCTTGGTCTGACCCAGTCTCAAGATGCTCAGCTTCTGGTCTTTGTGCTAGTCTTAATTTTCTACCTTATCATCCTCCCTGGAAATTTCCTCATCATTTTCACCATAAAGTCAGACCCTGGCCTCACAGCCCCCCTCTATTTCTTTCTGGGCAACTTGGCCTTCTTAGATGCATCCTACTCCATCATTGTGGTTCCCAGGATGTTGGTGGACTTCCTCTCTGCGAAGAAGGTAATCTCCTACAGAGGCTGCATCACTCAGCtctttttcttgcattttcttgGAGCGGGAGAGATGTTCCTTCTCGTTGTGATGGCCTTTGACCGCTACATCGCCATCTGCCGGCCTTTACACTATTCAACCATCATGAACCCTAGAGCCTGCTATGCATTATCGTTGGCTCTGTGGCTTGGGGGCtttatccattccattgtacaagTAGCCCTTATCCTGCACTTGCCTTTCTGTGGCCCAAACCAGCTTGATAACTTCTTCTGTGATGTTCCACAGGTCATCAAGCTGGCCTGCACCGATACCTTTGTGGTGGAGCTTCTGATGGTCTCCAACAGTggcctgctcagcctcctgtgcTTCCTGGGCCTTCTGGCCTCCTATGCAGTCATCCTCTGTCGTATAAGGGAGCGCTCCTCTGAAGGAAACAGCAAGGCTATCTCCACATGTACCACCCATATTATCATTGTATTTCTCATGTTTGGACCTGCTATTTTCATCTACACTCGCCCCTTCCAGGCTTTCCCAGCTGACAAGGTAGTTTCTCTTTTCCATACTGTCATCTTTCCTTTGATGAACCCTGTTATTTATACACTTCGCAACCAGGAAGTGAAAGCTTCCATGAGGAAGTTGTTCAGTCAACATATGTTTTGCTGA